The window GCTGCATGCCCGCCACCTCATCCACCAGCAGGCCGGCGAACACGTCCTTGTATTCCAGCACCAGCACCCGGCGCTGCTTGCGCACGACCGACAGCTCATGACCGAAGAACCCGCACAGGTCCATGAGCGGCAGCAGCCGGCCACGCAGGTTGGCCACGCCCTTGACCCAGGGCTTCACCCCCGGCAACAGGGTGTAGCGTGGCTCATGCAGCACTTCGGCGACTTCGCCCATGGGCGCCACGTACCACTGCTCGCCCAAGCGGAAACCGATGCCGCTCCAGGTGTCCTGGCGGGTTTCCTGGGACGGCAGGTCCGCCGCCAGCGCCCGACAGCGCTGGTCGATCTCCAGCAGGAGGGCAAAGGCAGTCTGCGATTCGGCCATGGGCGCCTGTCGTCAACCGGCCAGGACGTTGTTCAGGGTCTTGAGCAGGGTTTCCTCTTCGACCGGCTTGGTCAGGTAGTCCCGGGCGCCCTGGCGCGTGCCCCAGACCTTGTCGGTTTCCTGGTCCTTGGTGGTGATGATGATCACCGGGATCGCCGCGGTCTCCGGGTCCTTGGTCAGTTGCCGGGTCGCCTGGAAACCGTTGAGGCCGGGCATGACGATGTCCATCAGCACCGCATCGGGCTTTTCCTGGCGGGCCAGGGCCACGCCGTCGGCGCCGTTCTCGGCCTTGAGGACTTCATGACCGTGCTTTTCCAGCATGCCGGTCAGTTTGTACATTTCAGTCGGCGAATCATCGACGATCAGGATGCGTGCCATGGTGCTCCCCATTTCTTATAAAGCAGGCGGCCCGGCGGCCCCCCGTCAAAGTGCTTGTTCTACTGCCGTGAACCCCGGGACATGCGCCTTGATCGCGTCCAGCAACTCGTCGCGGCTGAACGGCTTGGTCAAGAATTGATCAGAACCGACGATGCGCCCCTTGGCCTTGTCGAACAGGCTGTCCTTGGAGGACAGCATGATCACCGGCGTCGACTTGAACGCGCTGTTGTTCTTGATCAGCGCGCAGGTCTGGTAGCCGTCCAGGCGCGGCATCATGATGTCGACGAAGATGATGCCCGGATGATGATCGGCGATCTTGGCCAGGGCTTCGAAGCCGTCGACAGCGGTAATGACCTCGCAGCCGACATGCTTGAGCAGCGTCTCGGCGGTACGACGAATCGTCTTGGAGTCATCGATGACCATGACTTTCAAGGCTGTGGAATGCTGTTCCATATCTGCTCTACCATCGCCACAGCGACGCGTTTTCCAGGGATGCCCGGTTTCCGGGCGCGAAACCCTTGATGTGGAAGGATTTCGTACAGGATGCGAACCTTTTTAGCACAGTCTCCCCACGCAATCCATGCACGGCCCCTACCCCACCTTTTCCTTGACCGCAAACATCCGCAGCGCCACTCTGACGCCACTTTCCAAGTCATTACGGCCATCACGGCCTACAGAGGATATAGCCCATGAGCGTTCGTCTCGGCATTGTCATGGACCCTATCGCGAGCATTTCCTACAAGAAGGACAGCTCGCTGGCCATGCTGCTGGCCGCCCAGGAACGCGGCTGGACGCTGTTCTACATGGAGCAGCAGGATCTTTACCAGGATGCCGGCGTGGCCCGGGCGCGGATGAAACCGCTGAAGGTGTTCGCCAACCCCGAGCACTGGTTCGAGCTGGAAGCGGAGACCGATGCGGCCCTGAGCGACCTGGACGTGA of the Pseudomonas vanderleydeniana genome contains:
- a CDS encoding chemotaxis protein CheW → MAESQTAFALLLEIDQRCRALAADLPSQETRQDTWSGIGFRLGEQWYVAPMGEVAEVLHEPRYTLLPGVKPWVKGVANLRGRLLPLMDLCGFFGHELSVVRKQRRVLVLEYKDVFAGLLVDEVAGMQHFPQGSRQMHSVERPELVVAPFVQGCFERERNWWVFSPFSLAQAPGFLDVAV
- the pilH gene encoding twitching motility response regulator PilH, translating into MARILIVDDSPTEMYKLTGMLEKHGHEVLKAENGADGVALARQEKPDAVLMDIVMPGLNGFQATRQLTKDPETAAIPVIIITTKDQETDKVWGTRQGARDYLTKPVEEETLLKTLNNVLAG
- the pilG gene encoding twitching motility response regulator PilG translates to MEQHSTALKVMVIDDSKTIRRTAETLLKHVGCEVITAVDGFEALAKIADHHPGIIFVDIMMPRLDGYQTCALIKNNSAFKSTPVIMLSSKDSLFDKAKGRIVGSDQFLTKPFSRDELLDAIKAHVPGFTAVEQAL